One stretch of Miscanthus floridulus cultivar M001 chromosome 18, ASM1932011v1, whole genome shotgun sequence DNA includes these proteins:
- the LOC136522049 gene encoding uncharacterized protein: MGEVKQKVATEDILEEDDEKRSSENSAPPVILDLNEGFGEGSDEGEAGDDDDGNQEDGDDGGSTSEVEGGRNSSSNNSSTNHTSMSNKDCDMDRSSKGEGSGQRALTVRQYNRSKLPRLRWTPDLHMAFVHAVERLGGQERATPKLVLQMMNVRGLSISHVKSHLQMYRSKKLDHESVGHERAAISSVFSPMDFHMMRRGDHRFHDMFLHRAPGSVISSGRLLHNGEFFGSRNAVSPEAASRLHALLQRRQQPSMQTFDFKNYSSSLRDQEWSFNQHAATASAGAVNDHGPTKGLIHDMILRKNGRSTSYLFDVRDAIASNRTSSDAAGAASHGARVVRSTDWNGNSSSRPLSARTMSAAASTGVPLGSHHLLSRGRGSSNVTSSSDPVVTSEALGSRLQTLLEPSKVIGEMCAGTRTTKRMKMPMEGNGGTPDLQLSLSPNDDMGGDAERKFLGIGLSEQEVDDSGKTTLPLSLSLSLRGGEWSGGDDARRLEAATGNSGNKAALGRSTLDLTMSIKALE, encoded by the exons ATGGGAGAGGTGAAACAGAAGGTGGCAACGGAGGATATCcttgaagaagatgatgagaaaAGATCTTCGGAGAACTCGGCACCACCTGTGATTCTGGACCTCAACGAGGGTTTCGGTGAGGGGAGCGATGAAGGGGAAGCCGGCGACGATGATGACGGCAACCAGGAGGATGGTGACGACGGCGGTAGCACAAGTGAAGTTGAAGGAGGCAGGAATTCATCAAGCAACAACAGCAGCACCAACCACACTTCCATGAGCAACAAGGATTGTGACATGGATCGCAGCAGTAAGGGTGAGGGCAGCGGACAGAGGGCGCTGACCGTGAGGCAGTACAACAGATCCAAGCTTCCCCGGCTCCGGTGGACTCCAGACCTGCATATGGCATTTGTCCACGCCGTGGAGAGGCTGGGCGGGCAAGAGA GAGCAACGCCAAAGCTGGTGCTTCAGATGATGAACGTGAGGGGGCTCAGCATTTCTCATGTCAAAAGTCACTTGCAG ATGTACAGAAGCAAGAAGCTGGACCACGAGTCTGTTGGACACGAGAGAGCAGCCATCTCCTCCG TTTTCTCGCCCATGGACTTCCACATGATGAGGAGAGGGGACCATCGCTTCCATGACATGTTCCTCCATCGAGCTCCCGGCTCGGTGATCTCCTCCGGCCGGCTGCTCCACAACGGGGAGTTCTTCGGGTCACGAAACGCTGTCTCGCCGGAGGCCGCCAGCAGGCTCCACGCGCTCCTCCAACGCCGGCAGCAGCCTTCCATGCAAACGTTCGACTTCAAGAACTACAGTAGTAGCCTCAG GGATCAGGAGTGGAGTTTCAACCAGCATGCAGCGACGGCGAGTGCTGGGGCTGTCAATGACCACGGCCCAACGAAAGGGCTCATCCACGATATGATCTTGAGAAAGAACGGCAGGTCGACGTCCTATTTGTTCGACGTGCGGGATGCCATCGCTTCCAACCGGACGTCGTCGGACGCCGCGGGTGCTGCCAGCCACGGCGCAAGGGTCGTCAGAAGCACGGATTGGAACGGCAACAGCTCATCTCGGCCCCTGTCTGCTAGGACAATGTCGGCAGCTGCCTCCACGGGTGTTCCGTTGGGTAGTCACCATCTCCTGTCTAGGGGAAGAGGCTCCTCTAACGTGACATCATCGTCAGATCCCGTGGTGACAAGTGAAGCCCTAGGCTCCCGGCTCCAG ACGCTCCTAGAGCCCAGCAAAGTAATCGGCGAGATGTGCGCTGGGACCAGAACGACGAAGAGGATGAAGATGCCAATGGAGGGGAATGGTGGCACGCCGGACTTGCAGCTAAGCTTGAGCCCCAACGACGACATGGGAGGAGATGCCGAGAGGAAGTTCCTAGGCATCGGATTAAGTGAACAGGAGGTGGACGACAGTGGTAAGACGACG